A window from uncultured Desulfobacter sp. encodes these proteins:
- the mobB gene encoding molybdopterin-guanine dinucleotide biosynthesis protein B — MDSEKKNRIVLIVGKSNSGKTTLMEKLIRTLTARGFRVGSVKHTHHDIDFDKPGKDSWRHKHAGAVASLVMTDTKVALVKEDTRPAEEKIFDYLGDVDLILGEGFKAFTLPKIEIFRKESPHKAPLCLEDPNLVAFVTDTDIRPAEKPCFGLEDIEALADLVEQNFLGSLTGRGA, encoded by the coding sequence ATGGACAGCGAAAAAAAAAACAGGATCGTTTTAATAGTCGGTAAATCCAATTCCGGGAAAACCACGTTGATGGAAAAGCTGATCAGAACGCTGACTGCGCGGGGCTTTCGCGTGGGGTCGGTGAAACATACCCATCATGACATTGATTTTGACAAACCGGGAAAGGACAGCTGGCGGCATAAACATGCCGGGGCGGTGGCTTCCCTTGTTATGACGGATACAAAGGTGGCCCTGGTCAAAGAAGATACCCGTCCGGCCGAAGAAAAGATTTTTGACTATCTGGGTGATGTGGACCTTATTCTCGGTGAAGGATTTAAGGCCTTCACGCTTCCTAAGATTGAGATTTTCAGAAAAGAGAGTCCCCATAAAGCGCCCCTGTGTCTTGAAGACCCCAATCTTGTTGCGTTTGTAACGGATACGGATATTAGACCTGCAGAAAAGCCGTGTTTCGGGTTGGAGGATATAGAAGCGCTTGCGGATCTGGTTGAGCAGAATTTTTTGGGTTCATTGACAGGCCGGGGAGCTTAA
- a CDS encoding SNF2-related protein, whose amino-acid sequence MSEMSRTSSFCKGQRWVSETEPELGLGVLDSFDARTITLLFPGSDCSRTYSRAAAPIKRMRFQPGDRICGEDGTQMTVENVAENAGLLTYFQGDTQLFEHELSSVLAVDMPFSKLLSGLAGSSAKFDLRYRIRSAQGAYQTSPARGLLGGQVDLIPHQVYIADEVSGRYFPRVLLSDETGLGKTIEAGLILHRLLVTSQISRVLIIVPDSLVHQWFIELYRKFSLIFRIFDQTYLTEAISAEPDMNPFLMDQLGICSELFVSGSDQVKTALGNAGWDMVVMDEAHHMAQDSALYQFLAGLKAQTRGMMLLTATPEQMGIESHFAQLKLLDPVRYHDFSAFVEELEGYKVVARQVREKLDREESPQALLDAFGPGRVIFRNRRRSIKGFPERQVNLIPLDGSCAAQEDLSGDPKVACLAQLCRSLKPEKILVICRSRQTVSALIQGLEAHVSVDAARFDESMDLLTRDRQAAWFADPDGARLLVCSEIGSEGRNFQFVHHLFLYDLPVNPELLEQRIGRVDRIGQKEKIVIHVPYVRNTSQEILALWYDRGIGLFKENVNGLHAVYTRFKTRVVQLMEQADKQALGLIDDDMSQKIKGLIDDTAAFVDQITRNLDQGRHILLELNSFKPDSAHELIQMIQQTEKSRDLQNLMTDLLDLYGIETDHITEAEGNSVVSFIPDRMTDENFPTLSGGGKFVTFDRATAIARDDLDFLTWDHPFVRQVMEYFTTQGEGQASVARLSGTGGQGLMLETIFLLDFPDGNTSLAERFLPAQPIRVVVDHNGDLLNAGDLPADWASSLMPDDPGWFLDLPQLVHEILPDMLDKSQSLARKTAQTHRLDGSAEMEKVLTREKDRLSVLSKINPGISGKEAEAVAKDQAHFRSQILNARLRLDGVRLIRMF is encoded by the coding sequence ATGAGCGAAATGTCTAGGACAAGTAGTTTTTGTAAAGGACAACGATGGGTTTCTGAAACCGAACCTGAACTGGGGTTGGGGGTTCTTGACTCTTTTGATGCAAGGACCATTACTTTGCTTTTCCCCGGCTCGGACTGCTCCAGAACATACAGCCGGGCGGCAGCGCCCATCAAACGGATGCGGTTTCAGCCGGGGGACCGGATCTGTGGAGAAGACGGGACACAGATGACTGTGGAGAACGTGGCGGAAAACGCAGGACTGTTGACCTATTTCCAGGGAGACACCCAGCTGTTTGAGCATGAACTGTCATCGGTCCTGGCGGTGGATATGCCGTTTTCCAAGCTTCTTTCAGGCCTTGCCGGTTCATCTGCCAAGTTTGATTTAAGATATCGTATCCGATCGGCCCAGGGGGCATATCAGACATCTCCGGCCAGGGGACTGTTGGGCGGCCAGGTGGATTTGATTCCCCATCAGGTCTATATTGCCGATGAGGTGTCCGGTCGTTATTTTCCGCGGGTTTTGCTCTCCGATGAAACGGGCCTGGGCAAAACCATTGAGGCGGGTCTGATTCTTCACCGGCTGCTGGTCACGTCTCAAATTTCAAGGGTGTTGATTATTGTTCCCGATTCCCTGGTGCACCAGTGGTTTATTGAATTGTACCGAAAATTCAGTTTGATTTTTAGAATTTTTGATCAAACCTATTTAACTGAGGCGATTTCGGCTGAGCCGGACATGAATCCGTTTCTTATGGATCAGCTGGGGATCTGTTCCGAATTGTTTGTCAGCGGCTCGGATCAGGTGAAAACGGCGTTGGGCAATGCGGGCTGGGATATGGTGGTTATGGATGAGGCCCACCATATGGCCCAGGATTCTGCGCTTTATCAATTCCTGGCGGGGTTGAAGGCCCAAACCCGGGGAATGATGCTTTTGACCGCAACGCCGGAGCAGATGGGTATTGAGAGCCATTTTGCCCAGCTGAAACTTTTAGATCCGGTGCGTTACCATGACTTTTCAGCGTTTGTAGAAGAGTTGGAAGGGTACAAAGTTGTGGCCCGGCAAGTCCGGGAAAAATTGGACCGGGAGGAATCCCCACAGGCGCTGCTGGATGCCTTTGGACCCGGCAGGGTGATTTTTAGAAACAGACGCCGGTCCATCAAAGGGTTTCCTGAAAGGCAGGTGAACCTGATTCCCTTAGATGGAAGCTGCGCCGCCCAAGAGGATCTGAGTGGTGATCCCAAAGTGGCCTGCCTTGCGCAACTCTGCCGCTCTTTAAAGCCTGAAAAAATTCTGGTGATCTGTCGTTCAAGGCAGACGGTCTCGGCGTTGATCCAGGGGCTTGAAGCCCATGTCAGCGTGGATGCCGCCCGGTTCGACGAAAGCATGGACCTGCTGACCAGGGATCGCCAGGCCGCCTGGTTCGCCGATCCTGACGGGGCAAGACTGCTGGTCTGTTCTGAAATCGGCAGTGAAGGACGTAATTTTCAGTTTGTTCATCACCTTTTTCTTTATGATCTTCCGGTGAATCCGGAGCTTTTAGAGCAGCGCATCGGCCGGGTGGACCGCATTGGCCAAAAAGAAAAAATTGTCATCCATGTGCCGTATGTCCGCAACACGTCCCAGGAAATTCTGGCCCTGTGGTATGACCGGGGAATCGGGCTTTTTAAAGAAAATGTCAACGGCCTGCACGCCGTATATACCCGATTTAAAACCCGTGTGGTGCAGTTGATGGAACAGGCGGATAAACAGGCCTTGGGTTTGATCGATGATGACATGTCACAGAAAATAAAGGGATTGATCGATGATACCGCCGCCTTTGTGGATCAAATCACCCGGAATCTGGACCAGGGGCGTCATATTCTCCTGGAATTAAATTCCTTTAAGCCGGATTCTGCCCATGAATTGATTCAAATGATTCAGCAAACCGAAAAGTCCCGGGATCTTCAAAATTTAATGACGGATCTGCTGGATCTCTACGGCATCGAAACCGATCATATCACGGAGGCTGAGGGCAATTCGGTGGTCTCTTTCATTCCCGACCGCATGACCGATGAAAATTTTCCCACACTGAGCGGCGGCGGTAAATTTGTTACCTTTGACAGGGCCACCGCCATTGCCCGGGATGATCTTGATTTTTTAACCTGGGATCATCCCTTTGTCCGCCAGGTGATGGAGTATTTTACGACCCAGGGCGAAGGCCAGGCTTCCGTGGCCAGGCTTTCGGGAACAGGCGGGCAGGGTCTGATGCTTGAAACGATTTTCCTTCTGGATTTTCCTGATGGGAACACATCTTTGGCCGAGCGGTTTTTGCCTGCTCAGCCCATCCGTGTTGTGGTGGACCATAACGGGGACCTGCTAAACGCTGGGGACCTGCCTGCAGACTGGGCCTCTTCTCTGATGCCGGATGATCCGGGCTGGTTTCTGGACTTGCCCCAGCTGGTCCATGAAATACTGCCGGATATGCTTGATAAAAGTCAGAGCCTGGCCCGCAAAACCGCCCAGACCCATCGTCTTGACGGCTCGGCTGAAATGGAGAAGGTGCTGACCCGGGAAAAGGATCGTTTGTCCGTCCTTTCAAAAATTAATCCCGGGATCTCGGGTAAAGAAGCGGAAGCCGTGGCCAAAGATCAGGCGCATTTTAGATCCCAGATCCTCAACGCGAGACTTCGGCTGGACGGAGTGAGGCTTATTCGTATGTTCTAA
- a CDS encoding DUF2914 domain-containing protein, with protein sequence MKTHLVDNFSEKYGMINRTSVEDRDRCLMEKFRNIVEEKEQIRAQRNAQAPQRRPWPVFALAGFILAAGIMFMVYKMIPDPVITDSSSTQETAEADAPKESAPMVPLTPTDVDPQVIPKETPAQAVVFETPPAPVLPVEQTPQPPEVVQQPPEKAAPMETVPNIVSMPDMTVPELIICRGIKNRQYVSAENHFSIKNGAKPVVWTWMNVETEKPPQELSHIYYLNGKRFCRVILPVPYARTRTWSKITLKKPTYAGSWRVDVVNSSGQVIARTDFTVES encoded by the coding sequence ATGAAAACCCATTTGGTCGATAACTTCAGTGAGAAATACGGCATGATAAACAGGACCAGTGTTGAGGACCGCGACAGGTGCCTCATGGAAAAATTTCGAAACATTGTCGAGGAAAAAGAGCAAATCAGAGCGCAACGCAATGCGCAAGCGCCACAAAGACGGCCATGGCCGGTCTTCGCATTGGCAGGATTCATCCTGGCGGCAGGTATCATGTTTATGGTCTATAAAATGATTCCCGATCCTGTGATAACGGATTCCTCATCCACCCAGGAAACAGCAGAGGCCGATGCTCCGAAAGAATCTGCCCCCATGGTACCACTCACACCAACGGATGTTGACCCCCAGGTTATCCCCAAGGAGACACCGGCCCAAGCTGTTGTCTTTGAAACGCCCCCTGCGCCTGTTTTGCCGGTGGAACAGACGCCACAGCCTCCTGAAGTTGTACAACAGCCCCCGGAAAAAGCGGCACCCATGGAGACAGTTCCTAACATCGTCAGTATGCCTGACATGACCGTCCCCGAACTGATCATCTGCCGAGGCATCAAAAACAGGCAATATGTCTCTGCTGAAAATCATTTTTCCATAAAAAACGGCGCAAAACCCGTGGTCTGGACATGGATGAATGTCGAGACCGAAAAGCCGCCCCAGGAGTTGAGCCACATCTACTACCTCAACGGCAAACGATTCTGCAGGGTCATTCTTCCGGTCCCCTACGCCAGAACCCGGACCTGGAGCAAAATAACATTAAAAAAACCCACCTATGCCGGATCATGGCGTGTGGACGTTGTCAACAGCAGCGGGCAGGTTATTGCCAGAACTGATTTCACCGTTGAAAGCTGA
- a CDS encoding AIPR family protein, which produces MNINASIIDQRVTGLVEDHPEWLPKGSDINKKKSAAFVLLCISTCLDVSLEDAAELITEGGNDAGVDGLHVGEVEDGEFLVTIFQGKYKVKDLDGEANFPENGVQKAVDTVQVLFDPYRRVALNKKIAPKIEEIRSLIRDAYIPNVRVILCNNGAQWTEQTENWINEAKKDYRDKVDFIHFNHDSIVNILQRSKSVDTTLTLNGQAIVEDMNYMRVLVGRVSVQEIHRLFNDHGDKLLERNIRRYLGLHTNRVNTAIHETLCDPQRSDKFYFYNNGITMVCDKFDYNAFQKSDYKVQLKNMQVINGGQTCKTIQETLNGVLSGIVGESAYVMVRIYQLAETHKDFVQDITYATNSQNPVDLRDLRSNDQVQKQLEIGIADLGYTYKRQREEGSGGSSVITSSIVAESVLAIWRQRPHQAKFRRKEHFGKLYEEIFKSLNAAQALLAVLIFRAVENERKRPTSLTPTDFMPYASHYISMLIGRKLMADMGVTLVEVSHRNFQQIVQKFEDSQSDYHANAVKEVEDALKACYGEREISLQQLSATFRRGDLLEMLDSHD; this is translated from the coding sequence ATGAACATCAACGCCAGCATCATTGATCAGCGAGTCACCGGTCTTGTCGAGGATCACCCGGAGTGGTTACCGAAAGGCTCTGATATTAACAAAAAGAAGTCTGCAGCATTTGTGCTGTTGTGCATCTCAACTTGCCTTGATGTGTCTCTTGAAGATGCTGCTGAATTGATAACCGAGGGCGGCAACGATGCGGGGGTTGATGGGCTCCATGTCGGCGAGGTTGAGGATGGGGAGTTCCTTGTCACGATCTTCCAGGGTAAATACAAAGTAAAAGATTTGGACGGTGAAGCAAATTTTCCGGAAAATGGTGTCCAGAAAGCTGTCGACACTGTACAAGTGCTCTTTGACCCTTACCGTAGGGTTGCGTTAAACAAAAAGATAGCACCAAAAATAGAAGAAATCCGTTCTCTTATCAGGGATGCTTACATTCCCAACGTACGTGTCATCTTATGTAATAATGGCGCTCAATGGACGGAGCAGACCGAAAATTGGATCAATGAGGCGAAAAAAGATTATAGAGACAAGGTCGACTTCATTCATTTCAATCACGACTCCATCGTTAACATACTGCAAAGAAGCAAAAGTGTTGATACCACATTAACCTTGAATGGGCAGGCGATCGTTGAAGATATGAATTACATGCGCGTGTTGGTTGGCCGTGTTTCCGTACAAGAGATTCATAGGCTATTTAATGATCATGGCGACAAGCTTCTGGAAAGAAATATTCGTCGGTACTTAGGTCTTCACACCAATCGTGTTAATACCGCTATTCATGAAACGCTTTGTGATCCACAAAGATCGGATAAATTTTATTTCTACAATAACGGCATCACAATGGTCTGTGACAAATTTGATTACAACGCTTTTCAAAAATCAGACTACAAAGTACAGCTTAAAAATATGCAGGTCATCAATGGCGGTCAAACATGTAAAACGATCCAGGAAACGTTGAATGGTGTATTGTCCGGCATAGTGGGGGAATCGGCCTATGTAATGGTTCGTATTTATCAGCTGGCCGAAACACATAAAGATTTTGTACAAGACATTACTTATGCGACCAATAGCCAAAATCCTGTTGATTTGCGGGACCTTCGTTCAAATGACCAGGTTCAAAAACAACTTGAGATCGGCATTGCTGATCTTGGTTATACATACAAACGTCAGCGTGAAGAGGGTAGTGGCGGCTCAAGTGTCATTACCAGTTCAATTGTTGCGGAATCGGTTCTGGCAATCTGGCGGCAACGACCACATCAGGCAAAATTCAGGCGTAAAGAACACTTTGGAAAACTCTATGAAGAGATTTTTAAGTCTTTGAATGCAGCCCAAGCGCTGCTGGCCGTTTTGATTTTCCGGGCAGTGGAAAATGAAAGGAAGCGCCCGACTTCTTTGACGCCAACAGATTTTATGCCCTATGCATCGCATTACATTTCAATGTTGATTGGCAGAAAACTCATGGCAGACATGGGCGTAACCCTGGTAGAGGTTTCGCATCGCAATTTTCAGCAAATAGTTCAAAAATTTGAAGATAGCCAATCGGATTATCACGCAAACGCTGTGAAAGAAGTGGAAGATGCTCTGAAAGCCTGTTACGGAGAAAGAGAAATATCTCTCCAACAACTTTCAGCGACCTTCAGGCGTGGAGATCTCCTTGAAATGCTCGACTCTCATGACTAA
- a CDS encoding amidohydrolase family protein, translating to MIIDAHTHIYPDDVAHKALSTVMENGNGLVSIHTDGTHNGLISSMDKAGIDYSVVLPVATGVGHGKTILEWIKKMAPLSERTIFFGSVHPHDPDCRETIKEMCNAGLRGIKFHPGYQNFPADSIEALRAYEEILKNDMVLHFHSGFDPSLPQCDYTSVERFSAVVKSLGGAKIVLAHAGGMDEWQKVMDLLGNQGCYFDIAWVLEKMRADDVARELYRQNDDYFLFGTDTPWCDQAHYVALIQNSDTLTPGQRDKLFFKNILKLIDLS from the coding sequence ATGATCATTGATGCTCACACCCATATCTACCCTGACGATGTCGCGCATAAAGCGCTCAGTACTGTAATGGAAAACGGCAACGGGCTTGTAAGTATCCATACCGACGGGACACACAACGGCCTTATTTCATCTATGGACAAGGCAGGTATAGATTATTCCGTTGTTCTTCCTGTGGCCACCGGTGTCGGACACGGAAAAACGATTCTGGAATGGATTAAAAAAATGGCCCCGCTGTCGGAACGAACCATATTCTTCGGCTCTGTGCACCCCCATGATCCCGATTGCCGGGAGACGATCAAAGAGATGTGCAACGCAGGCCTGCGGGGAATAAAATTTCATCCCGGGTACCAGAATTTTCCTGCGGACTCCATTGAGGCGTTAAGGGCATACGAAGAGATTTTAAAAAATGACATGGTGCTGCACTTTCATTCGGGATTTGATCCCAGCCTGCCCCAGTGCGATTACACCTCTGTGGAACGATTTTCAGCTGTTGTTAAATCCTTGGGCGGTGCAAAGATTGTACTGGCCCACGCCGGAGGCATGGATGAATGGCAGAAAGTGATGGACCTTCTGGGAAACCAGGGATGTTATTTTGATATCGCCTGGGTGTTGGAAAAGATGAGAGCCGATGACGTCGCCAGGGAGTTGTACAGACAAAATGACGATTATTTCCTCTTTGGCACAGACACGCCATGGTGCGACCAGGCACATTATGTAGCGCTTATCCAAAATTCCGACACCCTGACCCCGGGACAGAGAGATAAGCTGTTCTTCAAAAATATACTCAAACTGATTGATTTGTCATGA
- a CDS encoding HDOD domain-containing protein: MKTIFEKIQKSAPLPQLPQVMLQLIRACGKEKTDIDEVTQIISRDAALTAKLLTIIASPHVNLAKQVTTIKSAVVYLGLDTVRNIAISSSAMQFFKFSKVTDNFNINRFWYHSYKCAVLAQRIARESNKLNPDQYFLAGLLHDIGTLVLMATFPKQYEEIEARVNQGQNEFDAQTDILKVDGPKVGAWLFKQWHLDPMISDAAGCLSLPPGHIQKSPVHSKILFMANLMAEPESTNVTQSVLSLTDMPPAVLDDIAVQAENEVRQMAQSMNLVLGDSTQGYTLLADDMKNVSLCFGTLDNLLKAKDVTTVLKTVQRGLEIIFHIPRIFFFLQNKEKNLLTGTCAKEDRDYNVVTSIALAMDNTDSLIAKAVKTGKITTSMSQASLAVSDTQIIRLIKAPAFYAVPIPGHLGCSGAMVIGVDSDLTQTLDKNRTLISLFSRQTGICLENLDFHERYARDICDKKMEAYAMLTGKVVHEINNPVTIIRTYLESLELPEKHPARDDITVVKEEMSRVSSLLDGLTSFSSPRTGGTLETIDLNGMCRRVLAVLEKSILLPRRIRIQADIGEGMPKATLDSNGLKQVIINLVKNAAEALEKGDEIQFKTRLIPGSGKVLMDEQKKLAGMAQITIQDNGPGIPSHIRERLFEPYNTTKTATPDSGLGLSIVHSIVTGMKGTITCDSARGKGTRFTILIPLGPDTVPCSLGDGTI; encoded by the coding sequence ATGAAAACTATTTTCGAAAAGATCCAAAAATCAGCCCCATTACCCCAGCTTCCCCAGGTGATGCTGCAGTTAATCCGGGCCTGCGGAAAAGAGAAAACCGATATTGACGAAGTTACGCAAATCATAAGCCGGGATGCGGCGCTTACGGCGAAGCTGCTGACCATCATCGCCTCCCCCCATGTAAACCTGGCAAAACAGGTTACCACCATTAAGTCTGCAGTGGTCTATCTGGGACTGGATACGGTGCGCAATATCGCCATCAGTTCTTCGGCCATGCAGTTTTTTAAATTCTCCAAAGTCACGGACAATTTCAATATCAACCGGTTCTGGTATCATTCATACAAATGCGCGGTTCTGGCCCAGCGCATCGCCCGTGAAAGTAATAAGCTCAATCCGGACCAATATTTCCTGGCGGGTCTTCTCCATGATATCGGCACCCTGGTGCTCATGGCAACCTTTCCAAAACAATATGAGGAGATTGAGGCCAGGGTAAACCAGGGACAAAACGAATTCGATGCCCAGACCGATATACTCAAGGTAGATGGGCCCAAAGTCGGTGCCTGGCTGTTTAAGCAGTGGCATCTGGACCCGATGATATCTGACGCCGCTGGATGCTTGAGCCTGCCCCCGGGACATATCCAGAAATCGCCTGTCCACAGTAAAATTCTTTTCATGGCCAACCTCATGGCAGAGCCGGAAAGCACGAATGTGACACAAAGCGTTCTCTCTTTGACCGATATGCCGCCGGCCGTGTTAGATGACATCGCGGTCCAGGCCGAAAACGAAGTCCGGCAAATGGCACAAAGCATGAACCTTGTTTTGGGAGATTCGACACAAGGATATACGCTTCTGGCAGACGATATGAAAAACGTATCGCTGTGTTTCGGCACCCTTGACAACCTGCTAAAGGCAAAGGATGTGACAACGGTGCTCAAGACCGTCCAGCGGGGGCTGGAAATCATATTTCACATCCCCCGGATCTTTTTCTTTCTTCAGAACAAAGAAAAAAATCTGCTCACCGGAACCTGCGCCAAAGAGGATCGCGATTACAACGTTGTCACAAGCATAGCCCTTGCCATGGACAACACTGACAGCCTAATTGCAAAAGCCGTTAAGACAGGCAAAATTACAACCAGTATGAGCCAAGCAAGCCTTGCCGTATCCGACACCCAGATTATCCGCCTTATCAAAGCACCGGCCTTTTATGCAGTTCCCATTCCCGGACACCTGGGCTGTTCAGGTGCCATGGTGATCGGTGTGGACAGCGATCTTACCCAAACCCTGGACAAAAACAGGACCCTTATATCTCTTTTTTCCCGCCAGACAGGCATCTGTCTTGAAAATCTTGATTTCCATGAAAGGTATGCCAGGGATATCTGCGACAAAAAAATGGAAGCGTATGCCATGCTGACGGGCAAGGTTGTTCATGAAATCAACAACCCTGTTACCATCATCAGAACTTACCTTGAATCCCTTGAACTGCCGGAAAAACATCCGGCCCGGGATGATATCACCGTTGTCAAAGAAGAAATGAGCCGGGTGTCATCCCTGCTTGACGGGCTGACGTCGTTTTCAAGCCCCAGGACCGGAGGGACACTGGAAACCATTGATCTTAATGGAATGTGCCGTCGCGTGCTGGCCGTGTTGGAAAAATCCATTCTTCTGCCCAGACGGATTCGGATTCAAGCCGACATTGGTGAGGGTATGCCAAAGGCCACCCTGGACAGTAACGGACTGAAACAGGTGATCATCAATCTGGTTAAAAATGCCGCAGAAGCCCTTGAAAAAGGAGATGAAATCCAATTTAAAACAAGGCTTATTCCCGGTTCGGGCAAGGTATTAATGGATGAACAAAAAAAGCTTGCCGGCATGGCGCAAATCACCATCCAGGACAACGGTCCGGGCATCCCCTCACATATCAGGGAACGGCTTTTTGAACCCTATAATACCACTAAAACCGCCACGCCCGATTCAGGACTGGGCCTGTCCATTGTTCATTCCATTGTCACAGGCATGAAAGGCACCATCACCTGCGATAGCGCCAGGGGCAAAGGCACCCGTTTCACCATCCTCATTCCCCTGGGGCCCGATACCGTTCCCTGTAGCCTAGGCGATGGAACGATTTAA
- a CDS encoding PLP-dependent aminotransferase family protein: protein MDYQSFLADRTRLMQTNAIREILKVVSKPGIISLAGGIPSPQSFPMDLFGELVEKVMAKYQSRAFQYDLTEGFEPLREQLSLLLAGRGIAASADQVNITSGSQGVLDAMAKLLINKGDKIAVESPTYLGAISAFNPYEPHYISMETDDQGLIPQSLDETLTNHAIKMIYLVPTFQNPTGRTLSLERRQQIAEIIQRHNALLMEDDPYSALRYQGEAVPAIKTMAPDNVIYVSTLSKVFAPGLRIGFYAAPEFLRQWLVLVKQGVDLHTSTFNQALAAEYLEGGYLDTHLPKIIELYKPRQKAMLAALKKMMPKGYACTPSEGGMFLWVTGPDGLDDLALYEKAVENGVAFVPGRFFYTDPAQGKGTMRLNYTMADEATIEIAVEKLARAAEQQ, encoded by the coding sequence ATGGATTATCAATCATTTCTGGCGGACAGAACCCGGCTTATGCAGACCAATGCCATCCGGGAAATCCTCAAGGTGGTATCAAAGCCCGGAATCATCTCCCTGGCCGGAGGCATTCCCTCCCCGCAGAGCTTCCCCATGGATCTTTTTGGGGAGCTGGTTGAAAAGGTGATGGCAAAGTACCAGTCCCGGGCATTTCAGTATGATCTCACCGAAGGGTTTGAGCCCCTGCGCGAACAGCTCAGTCTCCTTTTGGCCGGGCGGGGAATTGCGGCGTCAGCGGACCAGGTAAATATCACCTCCGGCTCCCAGGGGGTTTTGGATGCCATGGCCAAGCTTCTGATCAACAAAGGGGATAAGATCGCCGTGGAATCCCCCACCTATCTTGGCGCCATTTCCGCCTTTAATCCCTATGAGCCCCACTACATATCCATGGAGACGGACGACCAGGGGCTGATTCCCCAATCCCTGGATGAGACGCTTACAAATCATGCCATCAAGATGATCTATCTGGTTCCCACATTCCAGAACCCCACGGGCCGCACCCTCTCCCTTGAAAGAAGGCAGCAGATTGCCGAGATCATCCAACGGCACAATGCCCTGCTCATGGAAGATGATCCCTACTCGGCCCTTCGGTACCAGGGCGAGGCGGTACCGGCCATCAAGACCATGGCCCCGGACAATGTCATCTATGTCTCCACCCTGTCCAAGGTCTTTGCCCCCGGGCTTCGCATCGGGTTTTACGCAGCGCCTGAATTTCTGCGCCAGTGGCTGGTCCTGGTCAAGCAGGGGGTGGATCTTCACACCTCAACCTTTAACCAGGCCCTGGCGGCTGAATATCTGGAAGGCGGATACCTTGATACCCATCTGCCAAAGATCATCGAGCTATACAAACCCAGGCAAAAGGCCATGCTTGCGGCCCTGAAAAAAATGATGCCCAAGGGATATGCATGCACCCCGTCCGAAGGGGGAATGTTTTTATGGGTAACCGGTCCCGACGGCCTGGATGACCTGGCATTGTACGAAAAGGCCGTGGAAAACGGCGTGGCATTTGTGCCGGGCCGTTTTTTTTATACCGATCCGGCACAGGGAAAAGGCACCATGCGGCTCAATTACACCATGGCCGACGAAGCCACCATCGAAATTGCCGTGGAAAAACTTGCCCGGGCGGCAGAGCAACAATAA